The proteins below are encoded in one region of Ricinus communis isolate WT05 ecotype wild-type chromosome 6, ASM1957865v1, whole genome shotgun sequence:
- the LOC125370266 gene encoding uncharacterized protein LOC125370266 codes for MKEDDTLEQQRDNIFHTRCHVQGKTCLVIIDGGSCTNVASTLMVEKLGLNLIPHPRPYKLLWLNNCGEIKVNKQVVVPFTIGRYSDEALCDVVPMHAGHILLGRPWEFDTRAFHDGFLNRYSFVKDGRKVTLTPLSPKEVYDDQCKLERERREAENNKKEHENPKGEIQPKEKTKAKGSFLARESEVRHAFHSSQMLFVVTYKDVYLNTTELDLSLPSVFANLLQEFADVFPGNANYAVWAYKCT; via the exons ATGAAGGAAGATGATACCTTGGAGCAGCAAAGAGACAACATTTTCCACACAAGATGCCATGTACAAGGTAAGACTtgtcttgttattattgatggtgGTAGTTGTACAAATGTTGCTAGCACTTTAATGGTTGAAAAATTGGGCTTAAATCTAATTCCACATCCTAGACCTTATAAATTGTTATGGTTAAATAATTGTGGTGAGATCAAAGTGAATAAGCAAGTTGTTGTACCTTTCACAATTGGTAGATATTCAGATGAGGCGCTATGTGATGTAGTGCCAATGCATGCTGGCCATATCTTGTTAGGTAGGCCATGGGAATTTGATACGAGGGCCTTCCATGATGGCTTTCTAAATAGGTACTCATTTGTGAAGGATGGGAGAAAAGTTACTTtgacacctctttctcctaaggaagtgtatgatgaccaatgtaagttggaaagagagaggcgtgaggctgaaaataacaaaaaggagcatgaaaacccaaagggtGAGATTCAAcctaaagagaaaacaaaggcaAAGGGTAGTTTTTTGGCTAGGGAAAGTGAAGTTAGGCATGCATTTCATTCAAGTCAGATGTTATTTGTTGTTACTtataaagatgtatatttgaacactactgaacttgatctttccttgccgagtgtgtttgctaatcttttgcaggaatttgcTGATGTCTTTCCAGGAAATGCCAA ttatGCCGTTTGGGCTTACAAATGCACctag